A genomic region of Microbacterium schleiferi contains the following coding sequences:
- the chvE gene encoding multiple monosaccharide ABC transporter substrate-binding protein yields the protein MKSTKILLAGAATLAAGALLLSGCSGSGGGGSTDGGGDGGLVGVAMPTKSSERWIQDGDAVKSELEGQGFTVDLQYAEDDIPTQVSQIENMITKGAEALIIASIDGTTLTSVLQEAADAGIPVIAYDRLIRDTENVDYYASFDNYQVGVQQATSILNGLGLTELDGTPIEGAPAGPFNIELFAGSPDDNNAYFFWNGAIDTLQDYFDDGTLVVKSGQTEFEQAATLRWDGETAQSRMEDILTAYYSDGSQVNAVLSPYDGISRGIISALTDAGYSVGPEWPIISGQDAELDSVKAINRGEQYSTIFKDTRLLAQVAVDMAVALLNGETPEVNNTTDYDNGVKVVPSYLLESAIVVKDNITEVLVDSGYWTEDEING from the coding sequence GTGAAGAGCACGAAGATTCTGCTCGCTGGCGCGGCCACCCTCGCCGCCGGCGCCCTGCTGCTTTCCGGATGCTCCGGCTCCGGTGGCGGCGGTTCAACCGATGGCGGCGGAGACGGCGGCCTTGTCGGCGTCGCGATGCCCACCAAGAGCTCCGAGCGCTGGATCCAGGACGGCGACGCGGTCAAGTCCGAGCTCGAGGGGCAGGGATTCACCGTCGACCTGCAGTACGCCGAGGACGACATCCCCACTCAGGTCTCGCAGATCGAGAACATGATCACCAAGGGCGCCGAGGCGCTGATCATCGCCTCGATCGATGGCACGACGCTCACGAGCGTGCTGCAGGAGGCCGCGGATGCCGGCATCCCGGTCATCGCGTACGACCGCCTCATCCGCGACACCGAGAACGTCGACTACTACGCGTCGTTCGACAACTACCAGGTCGGTGTCCAGCAGGCCACTTCGATCCTCAACGGGCTGGGTCTGACCGAGCTGGACGGCACCCCGATCGAGGGCGCACCCGCCGGTCCGTTCAACATCGAGCTGTTCGCGGGTTCGCCGGATGACAACAACGCGTACTTCTTCTGGAACGGCGCGATCGACACCCTGCAGGACTACTTCGACGACGGCACGCTGGTCGTGAAGTCGGGCCAGACCGAGTTCGAGCAGGCAGCGACCCTCCGGTGGGACGGCGAGACCGCTCAGAGCCGCATGGAAGACATCCTGACGGCGTACTACTCCGATGGCTCGCAGGTCAACGCCGTGCTCTCGCCCTACGACGGGATCTCGCGTGGCATCATCTCGGCGCTCACGGACGCCGGGTACTCGGTCGGTCCCGAGTGGCCGATCATCTCGGGCCAGGATGCCGAGCTCGACTCGGTCAAGGCCATCAACCGCGGTGAGCAGTACTCGACCATCTTCAAGGACACGCGTCTGCTCGCGCAGGTCGCCGTCGACATGGCGGTCGCGCTGCTCAACGGTGAGACCCCCGAGGTCAACAACACCACGGACTACGACAACGGCGTGAAGGTCGTCCCGTCGTACCTGCTGGAGTCGGCGATCGTCGTCAAGGACAACATCACCGAGGTCCTCGTGGACAGCGGGTACTGGACCGAAGACGAGATCAACGGCTAA
- a CDS encoding class II aldolase/adducin family protein, whose amino-acid sequence MPPKDVAGTTEGYAAGVKAEVAIARTRADVAHRQAELEQHGLVACPRGNVSARIVAADLFVIAPAGVFLEKISPERMVLCDLEGIALPDVLGSERLPSADAAVHSRIYRDVPSAQAIVHTDSPYAMAWAARAATLPCLTVAAAEEFGGPVAVTVTDLAEPRALADAVVSALASAPSVALVRGVGVFAVGADLREAIRIASCLEVAARHAFLVSQSGPLDALALDDNVAAVLHERARRHATSTPDATAPGSGLTHN is encoded by the coding sequence ATGCCGCCCAAGGATGTTGCGGGCACGACCGAGGGGTACGCCGCCGGTGTGAAAGCCGAAGTGGCGATCGCACGGACCCGTGCCGATGTCGCCCACCGGCAGGCTGAGCTCGAGCAGCACGGGCTGGTCGCCTGCCCGCGCGGCAATGTCTCCGCACGCATCGTCGCGGCTGACCTGTTCGTGATCGCACCGGCCGGCGTCTTCCTCGAGAAGATCTCGCCCGAGCGCATGGTCCTGTGCGATCTCGAGGGAATCGCCCTGCCCGACGTCCTCGGCAGCGAGCGGCTCCCCTCGGCGGATGCCGCCGTCCACTCACGCATCTATCGCGACGTTCCCTCCGCGCAGGCGATCGTCCACACCGACTCGCCGTACGCGATGGCGTGGGCGGCGCGCGCCGCGACGCTGCCGTGCCTCACGGTTGCTGCGGCCGAAGAGTTCGGGGGCCCCGTTGCGGTGACGGTCACGGACCTGGCCGAGCCGCGGGCCCTTGCCGATGCCGTTGTCAGCGCCCTCGCGTCCGCACCGTCCGTTGCCCTCGTCCGCGGCGTGGGAGTCTTCGCGGTCGGCGCGGACCTGCGCGAGGCGATCCGGATCGCCTCCTGCCTCGAAGTCGCGGCGCGCCACGCGTTCCTCGTCTCCCAGTCGGGCCCGCTCGATGCCCTCGCGCTGGACGACAACGTCGCCGCGGTGCTCCACGAGCGCGCTCGCCGTCATGCCACCTCGACCCCGGACGCGACAGCGCCCGGGTCAGGTCTCACCCACAACTGA
- a CDS encoding LacI family DNA-binding transcriptional regulator — MSEGTGGRPPSIRDVARLAGVSHQTVSRVLNDHPSIRPETRARVLQVMSDLRYTPNRAARMLVTSRSQTIGILAASSTQYGPASSIAAIEAAARERGYWVSTANIDAADPDSITDGIAHLSAQSIEGLVVIAPQMRVFRALASQRIDVPYVTLQSAVLGPEHTLSVDQIAGARMATRHLIELGHRQIYHIAGPQDWIEAEARMRGFLDEMDAHDLPMTAPILGDWTAEFGYHAGRELLRVRDFTAVFASNDQMALGLLHAVRDEGLSVPRDISIVGFDDIPEAAHFWPPLTTVRQDFAELGRRCVALLLDDAGGKSAGESIGTIAPTFIPRASSGALGRV, encoded by the coding sequence ATGAGCGAGGGCACCGGCGGACGTCCGCCGAGCATCCGAGACGTCGCCCGGTTGGCTGGTGTCTCCCACCAGACGGTCTCTCGCGTCCTCAACGATCATCCGAGCATCCGGCCCGAGACGCGGGCCCGTGTGCTGCAGGTCATGAGCGACCTGCGGTACACCCCGAACCGCGCGGCACGAATGCTGGTCACGAGCCGGTCGCAGACGATCGGCATCCTCGCAGCCTCATCCACCCAGTACGGGCCGGCCTCGAGTATCGCGGCGATCGAGGCCGCAGCACGCGAGCGCGGATACTGGGTATCCACCGCCAACATCGACGCCGCCGATCCCGACTCCATCACGGACGGCATCGCGCACCTGAGTGCCCAGTCGATCGAGGGGCTCGTGGTGATCGCCCCGCAGATGCGCGTGTTCCGGGCCCTCGCCTCGCAGCGGATCGACGTTCCCTACGTGACCTTGCAGTCGGCAGTCCTCGGTCCTGAGCACACGCTCTCGGTCGACCAGATCGCGGGTGCGCGGATGGCGACGCGCCACCTCATCGAGCTCGGACACCGCCAGATCTATCACATCGCCGGGCCGCAGGACTGGATCGAAGCCGAGGCCCGTATGCGCGGCTTCCTGGACGAGATGGATGCTCACGACCTGCCGATGACCGCACCGATCCTGGGCGACTGGACGGCCGAATTCGGGTACCACGCGGGACGCGAGCTGCTGCGGGTGCGTGACTTCACGGCGGTCTTCGCCTCGAACGACCAAATGGCCCTGGGGCTGCTCCACGCGGTCCGCGACGAGGGGCTCTCGGTGCCGCGCGATATCAGCATCGTGGGCTTCGACGACATTCCCGAGGCCGCACACTTCTGGCCGCCGCTGACCACCGTGAGGCAGGATTTCGCCGAGCTCGGACGCCGATGCGTAGCGCTGCTCCTGGATGACGCGGGCGGGAAATCCGCGGGTGAGTCGATCGGCACGATCGCGCCGACGTTCATTCCTCGCGCATCCTCGGGGGCTCTCGGGCGGGTCTGA
- a CDS encoding dolichyl-phosphate-mannose--protein mannosyltransferase: protein MTTTVESPGRPTVYDRISARVALSPRLQVAVPAIVTAGAGILRLWNLGHPHELVFDETYYVKDAWTQWNLGFAAKWPDEADARFAAGETDIFLDQGSYVVHPPLGKFLIGVGMALFGADSSVGWRFATALFGTLAVLLLYLVALTLTRSIGVATAVSGLMAIDGLAIAMSRVALLDTFVMFFTLMAFWFVLLDRRWLREREWPRRLAVGRWGPESHWGPVFWARPWVVAAGLAAGAATAVKWSGLYVLAGIGIYLVIVDALERRQRGVEYWPADAAVRQGPVTFLLLVPPALLVYLASWTGWLVTDGGYDRHTVDGSPATGLWSWVPLSLQNLWAYHQSMYNFHVGLSASHSYASPAWQWPLLARPTSMFYHSDALGEAGCTAASGCVQNIYSMPNPLVWYAAVAASVYLVIRFVRRRDLASGFVLTGIAVTWVPWLLYPERTVFQFYTVVMLPFLLLALGLALRDLAHPAGASPARRVTGQRVVIVFLVVAVLLAAFWYPIITATSVPYEFWRLHNWSPTWI from the coding sequence GTGACCACCACCGTCGAGAGCCCCGGGCGTCCGACGGTCTATGACCGCATCAGCGCCCGGGTCGCCCTCTCGCCCCGACTGCAGGTGGCGGTGCCCGCGATCGTGACAGCCGGCGCCGGCATCCTGCGCTTGTGGAACCTCGGCCATCCGCACGAACTCGTCTTCGACGAGACCTACTACGTGAAGGATGCCTGGACGCAGTGGAACCTGGGTTTCGCGGCGAAGTGGCCCGACGAGGCCGACGCGCGCTTCGCCGCCGGTGAGACCGACATCTTCCTCGACCAGGGCAGCTACGTCGTGCATCCGCCGCTGGGGAAGTTCCTCATCGGCGTCGGGATGGCGCTGTTCGGCGCCGATTCTTCGGTCGGATGGCGCTTCGCCACCGCGCTGTTCGGCACCCTCGCCGTGCTGCTGCTCTATCTCGTCGCTCTCACGCTCACCCGCTCGATCGGTGTCGCGACGGCGGTATCGGGACTCATGGCGATCGACGGCCTCGCGATCGCCATGAGTCGTGTCGCACTGCTTGACACCTTCGTGATGTTCTTCACGCTCATGGCGTTCTGGTTCGTCCTGCTGGATCGGCGATGGCTTCGAGAACGGGAATGGCCACGTCGGTTGGCCGTTGGGCGCTGGGGGCCGGAATCCCACTGGGGGCCGGTCTTCTGGGCGCGACCGTGGGTCGTGGCGGCGGGCCTCGCGGCAGGCGCGGCAACCGCCGTGAAGTGGTCGGGCCTGTACGTGCTTGCCGGGATCGGGATCTATCTCGTCATCGTCGATGCGCTGGAGCGGCGACAGCGCGGTGTGGAGTATTGGCCCGCCGATGCCGCGGTGCGTCAGGGACCGGTGACGTTCCTGCTGCTCGTGCCGCCGGCACTGCTGGTGTATCTGGCGTCGTGGACGGGGTGGCTGGTCACCGACGGCGGCTACGACAGGCACACGGTCGACGGATCACCGGCGACCGGACTGTGGTCCTGGGTGCCGCTGTCGCTGCAGAATCTGTGGGCGTACCACCAGTCGATGTACAACTTCCACGTGGGCCTGTCAGCAAGCCACAGCTATGCCAGTCCCGCGTGGCAGTGGCCGCTGCTGGCGCGTCCGACCTCGATGTTCTACCACAGCGACGCGCTCGGGGAGGCTGGCTGCACCGCGGCCTCGGGCTGCGTCCAGAACATCTACTCCATGCCGAACCCGCTCGTCTGGTACGCGGCCGTGGCAGCGAGCGTCTACCTCGTCATCCGGTTCGTCCGACGCCGCGACCTCGCCTCGGGATTCGTGCTGACCGGGATCGCCGTCACGTGGGTGCCGTGGCTCCTCTACCCCGAGCGCACGGTGTTCCAGTTCTATACGGTCGTGATGCTGCCGTTCCTGCTGCTGGCACTGGGACTGGCGCTGCGAGATCTCGCGCATCCGGCCGGGGCCAGTCCCGCACGGCGGGTGACGGGCCAGCGAGTGGTCATCGTCTTCCTCGTCGTCGCGGTGCTGCTCGCGGCGTTCTGGTACCCGATCATCACGGCAACGAGCGTGCCCTACGAGTTCTGGCGACTGCACAACTGGTCGCCGACCTGGATCTGA
- a CDS encoding aldo/keto reductase, which produces MTIPSVALLDDNRIPQLGYGVFKVPADDTRRAVLEALELGYRHIDTAAIYGNEEGVGAAIAESGIARDDLFITTKLWNDRHDGDQPRAALGESLDKLGLDAVDLYLVHWPTPARDNYVHAWERLIELREAGLTRSIGVSNFLVPHLERIIAETGVSPVVDQIELHPAYQQREVVDWAQARGIRIEAWGPLGQGKYDLFAAPAVTAAAAAHGKTPAQVVLRWHLDKGNIVFPKSVRAERLAENIDVVDFALTDAEIAAIDALDPGDGSGRVSAHPDEVN; this is translated from the coding sequence ATGACGATTCCTTCGGTAGCACTGCTTGATGACAACCGCATTCCTCAACTGGGTTACGGCGTGTTCAAGGTGCCTGCCGACGACACGCGACGCGCCGTGCTCGAAGCTCTCGAGCTCGGCTATCGACACATCGACACCGCCGCCATCTACGGAAACGAAGAAGGCGTCGGCGCCGCGATCGCCGAGAGCGGCATTGCTCGCGATGACCTGTTCATCACGACCAAACTCTGGAACGACCGCCACGACGGTGACCAGCCGCGTGCCGCGCTCGGCGAGAGCCTCGACAAGCTGGGACTCGACGCCGTTGACCTGTACCTCGTGCACTGGCCGACTCCCGCGCGCGACAACTATGTGCACGCCTGGGAGCGGCTGATCGAGTTGCGCGAGGCGGGCCTGACGCGCAGCATCGGGGTCTCGAACTTCCTGGTGCCCCACCTCGAGCGGATCATCGCCGAGACCGGCGTGAGCCCCGTCGTCGATCAGATCGAGCTTCACCCCGCGTACCAGCAGCGCGAGGTTGTCGACTGGGCACAGGCCCGCGGCATCCGCATCGAGGCGTGGGGTCCCCTCGGACAGGGCAAGTACGACCTGTTCGCGGCGCCCGCTGTCACCGCTGCTGCCGCAGCGCACGGCAAGACCCCCGCGCAGGTCGTGTTGCGCTGGCACCTCGACAAGGGGAACATCGTGTTCCCGAAGTCGGTGCGCGCAGAGCGGCTTGCTGAGAACATCGACGTCGTGGACTTCGCCTTGACGGATGCCGAGATCGCTGCGATCGACGCCCTCGACCCCGGCGATGGTTCGGGCCGCGTCTCGGCGCACCCCGACGAGGTCAACTGA
- a CDS encoding serine/threonine-protein kinase yields MNRGRVAWIDRLLAPARGTGVCGGSVPSRLPAAAPTLAGFSYVRPLGAGGFADVFLYEQDMPRRAVAVKVLLEDIVDEALLRMFAAEADAMAHLSAHPSILTIYQASVSPDGRPYIVMEYCPASFASRYRRETIPVDEVLRTGVKVASALESAHRAGLLHRDIKPSNILLTAYGMPVLSDFGIAASVSAREGVEVFAMSVPWSAPEIIDERTSGSVPAEVWSLGATVYSLLAGRSPFERPSHSDNTRDHLKSRIRRAAYTPIERSDLPPGLEDVLRRALAKNPVDRFSSAAEFAHALQLVQYDGGMPVTPLELADAVPLPDREPDAVPAFVRPRVPHESPRRKRTRDREATGRAPSDDLPETMTRRRPALLWSAIIGGAIVVTGVAAAVIVSVI; encoded by the coding sequence ATGAATCGGGGGCGCGTCGCGTGGATCGATCGGCTCCTCGCGCCCGCGAGGGGCACAGGGGTGTGCGGGGGCTCGGTGCCTAGCCGGCTTCCCGCGGCTGCGCCCACGCTGGCCGGTTTCAGTTACGTGCGGCCGCTGGGGGCCGGAGGCTTCGCCGACGTCTTCCTCTATGAACAGGACATGCCGCGTCGCGCCGTGGCCGTCAAGGTCCTGCTGGAAGACATCGTGGACGAGGCGCTGCTGCGGATGTTCGCCGCAGAGGCCGACGCGATGGCGCATCTGTCGGCGCATCCGTCGATCCTCACGATCTACCAGGCCAGCGTCTCGCCGGACGGGCGTCCCTATATCGTCATGGAGTACTGTCCCGCCTCCTTCGCCTCGCGCTACCGGCGCGAGACGATTCCCGTGGACGAGGTGCTTCGCACGGGGGTGAAAGTCGCGTCGGCTCTCGAGTCCGCCCACCGGGCGGGGCTGCTTCACCGCGACATCAAGCCGTCCAACATCCTGCTGACGGCATACGGCATGCCCGTGCTGTCGGACTTCGGGATCGCGGCATCCGTGTCAGCGCGGGAAGGCGTCGAGGTCTTCGCAATGAGCGTCCCCTGGAGCGCCCCGGAAATCATCGACGAGCGCACGAGTGGTTCGGTCCCGGCCGAGGTCTGGAGCCTGGGTGCGACGGTCTATTCGCTCCTGGCCGGGCGAAGCCCCTTCGAGCGCCCGTCGCACAGCGATAACACCCGGGATCACCTGAAGTCCCGCATCCGTCGCGCCGCCTACACCCCGATCGAGCGCTCCGACCTGCCGCCGGGCCTGGAGGACGTGCTGCGTCGCGCGCTCGCGAAGAACCCCGTCGACCGCTTCTCGTCCGCCGCGGAGTTCGCCCACGCCCTGCAGCTCGTGCAGTACGACGGCGGTATGCCCGTCACCCCGCTCGAGCTCGCCGATGCGGTGCCGCTGCCCGACCGCGAGCCCGATGCGGTTCCCGCGTTCGTGCGCCCGCGGGTGCCTCACGAATCTCCCCGCCGCAAGCGCACCCGCGACCGGGAGGCAACCGGCCGGGCGCCGAGCGACGATCTCCCCGAGACCATGACCCGTCGCCGGCCCGCATTGCTGTGGTCAGCGATCATCGGCGGCGCGATCGTCGTCACGGGCGTTGCCGCAGCCGTGATCGTGAGCGTGATCTGA
- a CDS encoding Ig-like domain-containing protein, with protein sequence MGYPELTDSARVTITVLGDDTNTAPSPVTLEGRALSGRSTTIGFDPFGIDPDGDSVSLDAVIDQPVGSDGAPAGTASVSADGTNLIYTAPPAWSGQASFTYRVRDGRGATATALALVGVRDAQSDPRPVTFSDYVQLEGAQSPGRETTITPWTMTWTRRGLS encoded by the coding sequence GTGGGCTACCCGGAACTCACCGACAGCGCGCGGGTCACCATCACGGTCCTCGGCGATGACACCAACACCGCCCCGTCGCCGGTCACCCTCGAGGGGCGCGCGCTCAGCGGCCGGTCGACCACCATCGGTTTCGACCCGTTCGGAATCGATCCCGATGGTGACAGCGTCTCGCTCGATGCGGTCATCGACCAACCCGTGGGAAGCGACGGCGCCCCGGCCGGCACCGCGAGTGTCTCGGCCGACGGCACGAACCTCATCTATACCGCCCCACCGGCCTGGAGCGGGCAGGCCTCGTTCACCTACCGGGTCCGCGACGGCCGTGGGGCAACGGCCACCGCACTCGCTCTCGTCGGGGTGCGCGATGCCCAGTCCGACCCGCGACCGGTGACCTTCTCGGACTACGTCCAGCTCGAGGGCGCGCAGTCCCCGGGCCGCGAAACCACGATCACCCCCTGGACAATGACGTGGACCCGTCGGGGGCTGAGCTGA
- a CDS encoding AAA family ATPase, protein MTVTADQVTRFHDTFRVLVENVENVVLGKRHVIELAFTAMIAQGHLLLEDYPGTGKTSLARALGQSVDGVSSRIQFTPDLLPGDVTGITVYDQKRGEFEFHRGPVFANIVLADEINRASPKTQSALLEVMEEGHVTIDGVTRPVGQPFLVVATQNPIEQAGTYRLPEAQLDRFLIKATLGYPDHAATLRILEGTATERVELSPVVSLDGIRGMSALARDVYVSPVVLDYIARVVEATRAAVEVRLGVSVRGAIAITRAAKTWAIAHGRGFVTPDDVKALAEAVLSHRLVLDPEAEFDGVTARAVIGQVLLDVAPPTQREAP, encoded by the coding sequence ATGACCGTCACAGCCGACCAGGTGACCCGGTTCCACGACACGTTCCGCGTTCTTGTCGAGAACGTCGAGAACGTCGTGCTCGGCAAGCGTCACGTCATCGAGCTCGCCTTCACGGCGATGATCGCGCAGGGTCATCTGCTGCTGGAGGACTACCCGGGCACGGGGAAGACCTCGCTGGCTCGGGCACTGGGTCAGAGCGTCGACGGTGTGAGTTCTCGCATCCAGTTCACCCCCGACCTCCTGCCGGGCGATGTGACAGGCATCACCGTCTACGACCAGAAGCGCGGCGAGTTCGAGTTCCATCGCGGACCCGTCTTCGCCAACATCGTGCTGGCCGACGAGATCAACCGGGCCAGTCCCAAGACCCAGTCCGCGCTGCTGGAGGTGATGGAGGAGGGACACGTCACGATCGACGGCGTGACCCGCCCGGTCGGTCAGCCCTTCCTCGTGGTCGCGACCCAGAACCCCATCGAGCAGGCAGGAACCTACCGGCTCCCCGAGGCGCAGCTCGATCGCTTCCTCATCAAGGCGACGCTGGGCTATCCCGATCACGCAGCGACCCTGCGCATCCTCGAGGGCACCGCCACCGAGCGCGTCGAGCTCTCGCCCGTGGTGTCGCTGGACGGCATCCGCGGGATGTCGGCGCTGGCTCGCGATGTCTACGTCAGTCCGGTCGTCCTCGACTACATCGCCCGGGTCGTCGAGGCCACCCGTGCGGCGGTGGAGGTACGACTCGGCGTCAGTGTGCGCGGCGCGATCGCCATCACGCGCGCCGCCAAGACCTGGGCTATCGCGCACGGCCGCGGATTTGTGACGCCGGACGACGTGAAGGCTCTCGCCGAGGCCGTCCTCTCCCACCGGCTCGTGCTGGATCCGGAGGCCGAGTTCGACGGAGTCACCGCGCGGGCGGTGATCGGTCAGGTCCTGCTGGATGTCGCGCCGCCGACCCAGCGCGAGGCGCCATGA
- a CDS encoding DUF58 domain-containing protein, protein MHWKSTAKTGTLMVRQYEQTRRSRMVIAIDTDRDSYRDEDEFELAVSVAASLGVRGVRDGRDVQVVVGEEIPEFARTRVRSIRELPTMTERILMDALAGVTSHDAVNPLSEVSALAVEAHSDVSLAFLVGGSTMTAAGLQRAALAFPSHVGVAAVICDLEGEPRLRRLGDATVISIGVLDDLRQILLRGAQS, encoded by the coding sequence GTGCACTGGAAATCGACCGCCAAGACCGGAACGCTCATGGTCCGTCAGTACGAGCAGACCCGTCGATCACGGATGGTGATCGCGATCGACACGGATCGTGACAGCTACCGCGACGAAGACGAATTCGAACTCGCGGTCAGCGTCGCCGCGTCCCTCGGGGTCCGCGGCGTACGCGACGGCCGGGACGTTCAGGTCGTCGTCGGTGAAGAGATCCCCGAGTTCGCGCGAACCCGCGTGCGCTCGATCCGGGAACTCCCCACGATGACCGAACGCATCCTGATGGATGCCCTCGCAGGGGTGACGAGCCATGACGCCGTGAACCCGCTCTCCGAGGTCTCGGCGCTGGCTGTCGAGGCCCACAGCGACGTCTCCCTCGCCTTCCTCGTGGGCGGCTCGACGATGACGGCGGCCGGGTTGCAGCGAGCGGCGCTGGCATTCCCCTCTCACGTCGGGGTCGCGGCGGTGATCTGCGATCTCGAAGGCGAGCCGCGTCTGCGGCGCCTGGGGGACGCAACCGTGATCTCGATCGGTGTGCTCGACGATCTGCGCCAGATCCTGCTGCGCGGAGCGCAATCGTGA